The genomic window ACTGCCATTGATAATATTAAAATACCTCTTATACACGTTCACAATTATTCAGAAAAAGATGCCCAAACTAGAGCTTGGGATTTACTTAAGCGATTTGGACTTGAAAAGGATGCTTTGAAAAAACCAAATGAATTATCAGGTGGTCAACAACAAAGAATTTCCATTGCTAGAGCAGTGGCTCCTAAACCTAAATTTCTTTTATTTGATGAGCCTACTTCTGCTTTAGATCCTGAATACACTGTTGAGGTTTTGGATATAATTAATGAATTAAAAAAAGATGGAATTGATTTCATTATAGTTACTCACGAAATGGGATTTGCTAGACATGCTTGCGAAAAAGTTGCCTTTCTAGCTGATGGATCATTATTGGAATTTGGAGAAAGTGAAGAAGTTTTCAAAAATCCTAAAAATCTTAAATTAAAAAAATTTTTAAGCAAACTATTAGAATGGAATATTTAAAAAGGGAGAAATCCCTTTTTTTTTATTCATTTAAATAACCTTTATAATACCATTTTCTTCCCTTTTTTACAAAATAACTGATTTCATGATGAATTTTTTCCTCACCTGTTTCTTTATCAATATATTTCCCTTGAAATTCAACTATTCCATCTATATCAAATCTTTCTCCCCTTTCAACTTTTAATATGTTCAATTCCTTCCATTGAACATAATCATTCCATTGAACAAGTTCTACCCAATTTATTTTTTTGCTTTCTTTTTTATCCCATGTTCTTTTCACATAATCTATATCTCCTTTTTTATATGCTTCATATCTAGATTTCATTAATTCTAACGCTGTTTTTGGATTTTCCATAATTCACCTCTATTTATTATATAATATCTATTATATAATTATATTGTTAAATTTACAAAATAACTTTATCCACAAAACACTGTTGACATACAAAGCTTGAAAATGTATACTCAAATTAGTTATTTTAAATAAAAAAATATGAGCTTTAGGAGGTTTAATGGGATTAATAAAAATCTTAGATGAAAAAGTTTCTAATATGATAGCTGCTGGGGAAGTTGTTGAAAATCCAGCTAGTATGATCAAAGAATTACTTGAAAATTCAATTGATGCTAAAAGTACAAAAATAATAGTTTCAGTGAAAAATAATAATAGATATGTTAAAATTTCAGATAATGGTAAGGGTATGGCCAAAGAAGATCTTCTCTTATCAATTGAAAGACACGCTACTAGTAAAATTTATACTAAGGCAGATTTATCAAATATATTAACCTATGGATTTAGAGGTGAGGCCCTTTCTTCAATTTCTTCTGCTTCTAAAATTAGAATAACTACAAAAACAAAAGACAGTGAAGAAGGAAGTGTTTTAAACGCTATTGGCGGGAAGATAACTAATATTAATACTATTTCTAGGGATGTTGGAACTGAAATTGAAGTTAAGGAATTATTTTTTAATACCCCTGCAAGATTAAAATTTTTAAGAAAAACTACCACTGAGTTTAGAGGAATTAAGGAAATATTTGTTTTGGAAGCATTGGCTAATCCCAATATATCTCTAACATTAATTAATAATAATGTGGAAATCTTAAAAACAAGTGGAAGAGGTATGAAAAATACAATATTTGAAATATTTGGAAAAAATACTTTACAGAATGTTATCCCTTTTTCTTTGGGATATCTTGGAAATACATCCCTTAACCGTTCTAATAAAGATGGCATTTATATCTTTATTAACAATAGACCTATTAAATCAAAAATTATAGAAGAAGCACTAATTGATGGATATTACACTAAATTAATGAGAGGAAAATATCCCTTTGCTATTTTATTTCTTGAGGTAGATCCTAAAGAAATAGATATCAACGTTCACCCTTCTAAAAAAATTGTTAAGTTTTCAGATGAAGATTATATTTATAATCTTGTTTATGAAAATGTTAAAAATGAACTTTCTGGAGATATTGATTTTATAGCTCCAACTATTACTCCTGAAAATGGGAAAAAATTTTTAGATATTAATAATTTCAAAAAAGAAACTATTAAATCTGAACCTATTAAATTGAAATCCCTTGAAAATGATTTTACTTATGATTCAACTCCTTATTCTGAGCAAGACTTAAACATAAACTGTGAAGATATCTCTGAAAATAAAAATGATATTATTTTTTCAAAAAATAACTTTTCAAATAATAAAAAAACTGATAAACTAGGAAGAGTTAGTAATGTTAAAAATGATTATAAGATAATTGGACAGTTTGCAAATTCTTTTGTTATCCTAGAACGAAATAATGTGCTAGAAATTTATGATCAACATATAATTCATGAAAGAATTCTTTATGAGAAATTTAAAAATGATTATAAAAATAAAAATATTTCTATACAACAATTATTAGTCCCTATTAAATTTTCTATTTCAATTAAAGATAAAGAGATAGTTGAAAATAATATCGAACTCCTAAGAAATTTTGGTTTTGAAATTGATTTTTTTGGAAAAATGGATGTTATTATTAGAGCTGTTCCTAATATAAAATTTCTTTGCAGTATAGAAGAATTATTTAGGAATATTATTGAAGATTTAAAAAATGCCAATTTGAGAAATTCATTAATTGAGGATATTATTATTATGTCATCTTGTAAAAAGGCCATTAAAGCAAATCAACCTTTAAATAATACAGAAATAAAAATACTGTTGGACCAACTTTTTTTACTAGATGAGTACACTTGTCCTCATGGAAGACCTATTTTAATGAAACTAACTCTTAATGATATTGAAAAATTATTCAATAGAAAATAATACATAGGGAGAAGAATTTGAATATTAATATAATTTGTGTGGGAAAAATAAAAGATAAATACATTAAGGATGGGATTAAAGAATTTTCTAAAAGAATGCAAAGCTTTGGAAAATTTTCAATAGTTGAATTAAAGGAATTTGGAAATGATTCTGACAGAGATTCTTCCATAAAAAAAGAATGCAAGAATATTTTAGAAACACTTGAAAAAAGAAAAGGATATAACATTCTTTTGGACATTGGGGGAAAAAATTTATCCTCTGAAGAAATGTCTAGGGAAATTGAAAAAATTTGTCTTAATGGACATAGTACCATTAATTTTATTATTGGAGGCTCTTATGGAGTTTCTCAAGAAGTTAGAGCTTTTTCTAATTTTTCCCTTAGTTTTTCTAAAATGACTTTTCCTCATCAATTAATGAGGCTTATTCTTTCAGAACAAATTTATAGATGGTTTAGCATTATAAACAACATTAAATATCACAAATAATTTAGGAGGTTTTTATGTTTTCACTGGGAGACTATTTCACAAAAGAAATAAGTGGAAATAGCTACGATTTTGAAATAATTGATACTGTAACTTACGAAGGAGAAGATTATACCCTTGCAGATAATGAAGAAGGGGAAACTTTTATTTTTGTTAACGAAGATGACGATTTAACTTATCTTGATGATTTAAATTTAACTGATGAAATTTTAGATTTTTGGAGATATTATCAAGACAATCCTCTTGATAGTATTGGAGATTGGGAAGAAGATGAATATTATGACAGGGAAGACACTTTAAATACTTCTCAATGCTTTGACAATGAAAATTACGATGAGTTTAGTGATTATTAATGAAGGTAAAATTAAAAATTAAAACTACAGAATTAGATAATCAAACTATACATTCAGAAATTCATGCTATAAAAAAAATAAAAGAAAATTTCATTTCATACAAATATATTGATGAATTTGGACGTACTGAACTAGAAATTTATTCTGATTCTATTTTCATAAATAGATTTGGAAAAATTAACAGTTCTCTTATTTTAAAAAAAGATTTAAAAACTTCTTTTAATTACGAAACAAATTCTTTTAATTGTAAATTTGATATTTCTACTAAGAATTTGACCATTGATCAAAATGGTTTCAAATGTTCTTATTCAATTTTTCAAGAAAAGTCACTAATAAATAATATTTCTATTTCAATACACGAAACTTAGAAGGGGGAATCATGAAAAAATTCTTATATTTAATAATCTTAACTAATTTGTTTTATAGTTGCCAAAATTTAAATACTATAAAACAACCTAAGATTATTGAACCTAGTATACTTGTACAAGATAATTTTATTCTTAACAATTCTGGTATTAAGTACTTTTTAGATGTTACTAAGGATAATATAAAAAACAAAAATTCTAGAACCTATTTAAATAATAATAATCCTGAAATTTATTTAGGAGAATATGCTGTTATTCCAATTGGGGAAATAGATTCTTTTTCAAAAAAAATACCTAATGTACAATCTTATGATGCCTTTATTAAAAATGATTATTTTTATTTTAGAAGTATCTACCAAGGAATTTATTCATTTTCTTTCATTAAAGACAATGAGATAATTAAAGATGTTACTATTAATAATATTTCTCATTATAAAATTTCTGAAAATAATTTAGAAAATATGATTTCTGAAAATAATACTATTAAAGACTTGGAAAATTTAGAAAATAGTGTTAAACTATTTAGAATGCTTTTTCCAGAAAATGTAAAAAATAAAGATTTTTCTTTAGACTTATTAAATTTATCTCTTGAACAGTCAGATAAGCTTATTTTTAAAAAGGAAAGTAACTATCTAGAAAATAATTTTGAACTTAGCTCTATGGAGAAAATAAAAATTATTGCTGGTAAAAATACTTTGCTAAAAGAAAAAGTTCCATTTTCAATTGAATACCTTAATTTTCAAGAGAATTCTAAAGAATTAAATGATTTTATTAAAAGAACTATTTTAAAGAAAGAAGATCCAAATACACAAGAAATTATGTTTCTTGAAGCTTGTTATACTGAAGAAAGAACTTTAGAACTAGCTAATAAAATTAGTGAATTTTATGAAAAATTAAATAACCCAACTAAAGCAAATTATTATAAAACAGACAATTCATTTTTATTGCCATTACCTATAAATAGTATTATTGTTGAACTTAAAAATTTAAGTGCTTCTAAAAATAATAAAATTAATTTATCATCAGAGAATGAATCAAATATTTTATATAAAAAAGCTTTAAATTTTTATAAAAACAAAAGCTATGCTGAAACTATTTTAACTTTAGAAAAAGCTAAACTTTTAAAGGATAATTCAAGTGAAATTAAAAATGCTGACTATTATTTGGGTATGTCTTACTACAATTCAAATAATCCAGAGAAGGCAATTGAAAAATTAAGTTTAGTTACTGAAGATAATGAAA from Fusobacterium sp. IOR10 includes these protein-coding regions:
- a CDS encoding DUF1934 family protein, with amino-acid sequence MKVKLKIKTTELDNQTIHSEIHAIKKIKENFISYKYIDEFGRTELEIYSDSIFINRFGKINSSLILKKDLKTSFNYETNSFNCKFDISTKNLTIDQNGFKCSYSIFQEKSLINNISISIHET
- the mutL gene encoding DNA mismatch repair endonuclease MutL; this encodes MGLIKILDEKVSNMIAAGEVVENPASMIKELLENSIDAKSTKIIVSVKNNNRYVKISDNGKGMAKEDLLLSIERHATSKIYTKADLSNILTYGFRGEALSSISSASKIRITTKTKDSEEGSVLNAIGGKITNINTISRDVGTEIEVKELFFNTPARLKFLRKTTTEFRGIKEIFVLEALANPNISLTLINNNVEILKTSGRGMKNTIFEIFGKNTLQNVIPFSLGYLGNTSLNRSNKDGIYIFINNRPIKSKIIEEALIDGYYTKLMRGKYPFAILFLEVDPKEIDINVHPSKKIVKFSDEDYIYNLVYENVKNELSGDIDFIAPTITPENGKKFLDINNFKKETIKSEPIKLKSLENDFTYDSTPYSEQDLNINCEDISENKNDIIFSKNNFSNNKKTDKLGRVSNVKNDYKIIGQFANSFVILERNNVLEIYDQHIIHERILYEKFKNDYKNKNISIQQLLVPIKFSISIKDKEIVENNIELLRNFGFEIDFFGKMDVIIRAVPNIKFLCSIEELFRNIIEDLKNANLRNSLIEDIIIMSSCKKAIKANQPLNNTEIKILLDQLFLLDEYTCPHGRPILMKLTLNDIEKLFNRK
- a CDS encoding tol-pal system YbgF family protein; amino-acid sequence: MKKFLYLIILTNLFYSCQNLNTIKQPKIIEPSILVQDNFILNNSGIKYFLDVTKDNIKNKNSRTYLNNNNPEIYLGEYAVIPIGEIDSFSKKIPNVQSYDAFIKNDYFYFRSIYQGIYSFSFIKDNEIIKDVTINNISHYKISENNLENMISENNTIKDLENLENSVKLFRMLFPENVKNKDFSLDLLNLSLEQSDKLIFKKESNYLENNFELSSMEKIKIIAGKNTLLKEKVPFSIEYLNFQENSKELNDFIKRTILKKEDPNTQEIMFLEACYTEERTLELANKISEFYEKLNNPTKANYYKTDNSFLLPLPINSIIVELKNLSASKNNKINLSSENESNILYKKALNFYKNKSYAETILTLEKAKLLKDNSSEIKNADYYLGMSYYNSNNPEKAIEKLSLVTEDNENYPESLYRLGELYAEQGNKSKAIILFNKIKDLYPKTIWGRKSSIYLLKIN
- a CDS encoding YchJ family metal-binding protein, which translates into the protein MENPKTALELMKSRYEAYKKGDIDYVKRTWDKKESKKINWVELVQWNDYVQWKELNILKVERGERFDIDGIVEFQGKYIDKETGEEKIHHEISYFVKKGRKWYYKGYLNE
- the rlmH gene encoding 23S rRNA (pseudouridine(1915)-N(3))-methyltransferase RlmH, which encodes MNINIICVGKIKDKYIKDGIKEFSKRMQSFGKFSIVELKEFGNDSDRDSSIKKECKNILETLEKRKGYNILLDIGGKNLSSEEMSREIEKICLNGHSTINFIIGGSYGVSQEVRAFSNFSLSFSKMTFPHQLMRLILSEQIYRWFSIINNIKYHK
- a CDS encoding amino acid ABC transporter ATP-binding protein: MKVKLTHLNKDFGKNKEVFSNINFHENIHSLAIIGPSGGGKSTLLKIIGGLIPPSSGEMSIDDEEISFNEDSLSSYRKKIGFVFQHSGLFKHMTAIDNIKIPLIHVHNYSEKDAQTRAWDLLKRFGLEKDALKKPNELSGGQQQRISIARAVAPKPKFLLFDEPTSALDPEYTVEVLDIINELKKDGIDFIIVTHEMGFARHACEKVAFLADGSLLEFGESEEVFKNPKNLKLKKFLSKLLEWNI